One stretch of Streptomyces sp. R21 DNA includes these proteins:
- a CDS encoding glycoside hydrolase family 9 protein, which produces MPEFPLPRRRLTHMAVALLTGALLSGGLALAPGAAGLPAAPSAEAASPTPVRVNQVGYLPNGPKRATVVTAATEPLTWQLRNASGATVASGSTVNRGPDAASGQSTQVADFSAYKRAGTGYVLVVDGQSSEPFDIRTDLYDGLRSDSLAFFYHQRSGIPIEASLVGPAYARPAGHLGVAPNQGDTDVPCQAGVCDYTQDVRGGWYDAGDQGKYVVNGGISTWLVVNSFERAKRSGQASALGDSTLRVPERGNRVPDVLDEARWELDFLMRMQIPEGKPYAGMAFHKVHDAAWTGLPTRPDQDSQPRELHRPSTAATLNLAAAAAQCARVYRPYDAKFADRCLVAAKRAWTAAQANPALYAPDSDSTGGGAYGDTRVTDEFYWAAAELYATTGKSTYRSAVTSSPWHTSADAFAPLGFSWADTAALGRLTLATVPNKLPASDIARVRKSVTAAADGYLSTMAGQGYAVPVPATGYVWGSNSVVTDNAIVMAVAHELTGAKRYRTGVLESMDYLLGRNALNQSYVTGYGEQYSHNEHHRFWAHQYDASLPNPPAGALAGGPNSGLQDPVAQEQLPGCAPAACYIDDIGSYSTNEVAINWNAPLAWLASYAAERHPAVRPQDS; this is translated from the coding sequence ATGCCTGAATTCCCCTTGCCCCGCCGCCGTCTCACGCACATGGCAGTCGCCCTGCTGACCGGGGCCTTACTCTCCGGCGGTCTCGCGCTCGCCCCGGGTGCGGCCGGGCTCCCCGCCGCACCCTCCGCCGAGGCTGCGTCCCCAACTCCCGTACGGGTCAACCAAGTCGGCTATCTTCCCAACGGCCCCAAGCGCGCGACCGTGGTGACCGCAGCCACCGAGCCGCTCACCTGGCAGCTGCGCAACGCATCCGGCGCGACGGTCGCTTCGGGCTCCACCGTGAACCGCGGCCCGGACGCCGCTTCCGGGCAGTCGACCCAGGTGGCGGACTTCTCCGCGTACAAGCGGGCGGGCACCGGGTACGTCCTGGTGGTCGACGGGCAGAGCAGCGAACCCTTCGACATCCGCACGGACCTCTACGACGGACTGCGCTCCGACTCGCTGGCGTTCTTCTACCACCAGCGCAGCGGCATCCCCATCGAGGCATCCCTGGTGGGCCCGGCGTACGCGCGCCCGGCCGGTCACCTCGGTGTCGCACCGAACCAGGGCGACACCGACGTGCCCTGCCAGGCCGGGGTGTGCGACTACACCCAGGATGTCAGGGGCGGCTGGTACGACGCGGGGGACCAGGGCAAGTACGTGGTCAACGGCGGCATTTCGACATGGCTGGTGGTCAACTCCTTCGAGCGGGCGAAGAGATCGGGTCAGGCGTCGGCGCTGGGCGACTCGACGCTGCGCGTGCCCGAGCGCGGCAACCGCGTGCCGGACGTCCTGGACGAGGCGCGCTGGGAGCTCGACTTCCTGATGCGGATGCAGATACCGGAGGGCAAGCCGTACGCCGGGATGGCCTTCCACAAGGTGCACGACGCCGCCTGGACCGGTCTGCCCACCCGCCCCGACCAGGACTCCCAGCCGCGCGAGCTGCACCGCCCGTCCACCGCGGCCACTCTCAACCTGGCGGCCGCGGCGGCCCAGTGCGCGCGCGTCTACCGGCCCTACGACGCCAAGTTCGCCGACCGGTGCCTGGTCGCGGCCAAACGCGCCTGGACCGCCGCGCAGGCCAACCCGGCGCTGTACGCACCGGATTCGGACAGCACCGGCGGCGGCGCGTACGGCGACACGCGCGTCACCGACGAGTTCTACTGGGCCGCCGCCGAGTTGTACGCCACGACCGGCAAGAGCACCTATCGCAGCGCGGTCACCTCCTCGCCCTGGCACACGTCGGCCGACGCCTTCGCTCCGCTGGGCTTCAGCTGGGCGGACACCGCCGCGCTGGGGCGGCTCACCCTGGCGACCGTCCCCAACAAGCTTCCGGCCTCCGACATCGCGCGTGTGCGCAAGTCGGTGACGGCCGCGGCGGACGGCTATCTGTCCACGATGGCCGGCCAGGGCTACGCGGTCCCGGTCCCCGCCACCGGATATGTCTGGGGCTCCAACAGCGTGGTCACCGACAACGCGATCGTCATGGCCGTCGCCCATGAGCTGACCGGCGCCAAGCGCTACCGCACCGGCGTACTGGAGTCGATGGACTACCTGCTGGGCCGCAACGCCCTCAACCAGTCGTACGTCACCGGGTACGGCGAGCAGTACTCCCACAACGAGCACCACCGCTTCTGGGCGCACCAGTACGACGCCTCGCTGCCCAACCCTCCGGCGGGCGCGCTGGCGGGCGGACCCAACAGCGGGCTTCAGGACCCGGTCGCGCAGGAACAGCTGCCCGGATGCGCGCCCGCGGCCTGCTACATCGACGACATCGGCTCGTACTCGACGAACGAGGTGGCCATCAACTGGAACGCTCCGCTGGCATGGCTCGCCTCGTACGCCGCCGAGCGGCACCCCGCCGTACGGCCACAGGACTCCTGA
- a CDS encoding DUF4232 domain-containing protein, whose amino-acid sequence MTTFRPGTSATTGHKPGWAALGACAVAAATALSGCGTEHGSGAPSQRLPGTGEPASAARTPSTSTPPAGSVTPSRTGSSRPRTASVSPTYGSAGTRCHTSELRASVGRNDPGAGQENFPLVLTNRSQHTCTLHGYPGAAFVDASGKQLGPDPKRSSGTPATLTLAPGQSASAGLTFSNPQVSGARSATPAALLVTPPDERDFLKVPWTQGAVPVSGNSSSVFLTVVRSGAGA is encoded by the coding sequence ATGACGACCTTCCGGCCCGGCACGTCGGCCACCACCGGCCACAAGCCCGGCTGGGCGGCGCTGGGGGCCTGCGCGGTCGCGGCGGCGACCGCACTCTCCGGCTGCGGAACCGAGCACGGCTCGGGCGCGCCGTCGCAGCGGCTTCCCGGCACGGGCGAGCCCGCCTCCGCGGCCCGCACCCCGAGCACCTCCACGCCGCCCGCCGGCAGCGTCACGCCCTCCCGCACCGGCTCGTCCCGGCCGCGCACCGCCTCCGTCTCCCCCACGTACGGTTCCGCCGGCACCCGCTGCCACACCTCCGAACTGCGCGCATCCGTCGGCCGCAACGACCCGGGCGCCGGGCAGGAGAACTTCCCCCTCGTCCTGACCAACCGCTCCCAGCACACCTGCACCCTGCACGGCTATCCGGGAGCGGCCTTCGTCGACGCGTCCGGGAAGCAACTGGGCCCGGACCCCAAGCGGTCCTCGGGCACGCCCGCCACTCTCACACTGGCGCCCGGGCAGAGCGCCTCGGCCGGTCTGACGTTCTCCAACCCGCAGGTCAGCGGCGCCCGTTCGGCGACGCCCGCCGCCCTGCTCGTCACGCCACCCGACGAGCGGGACTTCCTCAAGGTGCCGTGGACACAGGGCGCGGTCCCGGTGTCCGGCAACTCCTCGTCGGTCTTCCTGACGGTCGTGCGCTCAGGAGCGGGCGCCTGA
- the egtD gene encoding L-histidine N(alpha)-methyltransferase, which translates to MSPFLLTRTLPEDATDAALRTDVLHGLTGTPKTLPPKWFYDAHGSELFDKITELPEYYPTRAEREILIARAAEIAAATGARTLVELGSGSSEKTRHLLDALPGLHTYVPVDVSESALTQAGQALIAEQPDLAVHALIADFTGGLALPGTPGPRLVAFLGGTIGNLLPAERAAFLASVRSLLSPGDALLLGTDLVKDESVLVAAYDDAAGVTAAFNKNVLAVVNRELGADFDPDAFSHVALWDAEHEWIEMRLRALTAQTVKIPALDLAVDFADGEELRTEISAKFREEGVRSELAASGLELTHWWTDEKNRFALSLSVAG; encoded by the coding sequence GTGAGCCCGTTCCTTCTCACCCGCACCCTGCCCGAGGACGCCACCGACGCGGCCCTGCGCACCGACGTCCTGCACGGCCTCACCGGCACGCCCAAGACGCTGCCGCCGAAGTGGTTCTACGACGCGCACGGCAGCGAGCTCTTCGACAAGATCACCGAACTGCCCGAGTACTATCCGACCCGCGCCGAGCGGGAGATCCTGATCGCCCGGGCCGCCGAGATCGCCGCGGCGACGGGCGCCCGCACACTCGTCGAGCTGGGTTCCGGCTCGTCGGAGAAGACCCGGCACCTGCTGGACGCGCTGCCGGGCCTGCACACGTATGTGCCGGTCGACGTGAGCGAGAGCGCGCTCACCCAGGCCGGGCAGGCGCTGATCGCCGAGCAGCCGGATCTGGCCGTGCACGCGCTGATCGCCGACTTCACCGGCGGTCTGGCCCTGCCGGGCACGCCCGGGCCGCGGCTCGTGGCGTTCCTGGGCGGCACGATCGGCAATCTGCTGCCCGCCGAACGCGCCGCGTTCCTGGCCTCCGTACGGTCCCTGCTGTCCCCGGGCGACGCCCTGTTGCTCGGTACCGACCTGGTCAAGGACGAGTCGGTCCTTGTGGCGGCGTACGACGACGCGGCCGGGGTGACGGCCGCGTTCAACAAGAACGTGCTCGCCGTCGTCAACCGTGAACTCGGCGCCGACTTCGACCCCGACGCCTTCTCCCATGTCGCCCTCTGGGACGCCGAGCACGAGTGGATCGAGATGCGGCTGCGCGCGCTGACCGCGCAGACGGTGAAGATCCCCGCCCTCGACCTCGCCGTCGACTTCGCGGACGGCGAGGAACTGCGCACCGAGATCTCGGCGAAGTTCCGCGAGGAGGGCGTGCGCTCGGAACTGGCCGCGTCAGGGCTGGAGTTGACCCATTGGTGGACGGACGAGAAGAACCGGTTCGCACTGTCGCTGAGCGTGGCCGGGTGA
- the egtC gene encoding ergothioneine biosynthesis protein EgtC — MCRHLAYLGPEEPLGRLLVQPPHSLFRQSWAPRRQRHGTVNADGFGVGWYAEGDPVPARYRRTGPIWGDQSFADLARVVRSGALLAAVRDATVAGADGEAAAAPFAAGAWLFSHNGAVAGWPRSLAPLVTTLPPLEILSLEARCDSALVWALLLHRLRSGDEAGQALADTVLEVAEAAPGSRLNLLLTDGETITATAWGDTLWYLSEPGRRTVVASEPYDDDPHWQEVPDRTLLAASRTDVLLTPLKEPHEKPETGGPPEPGDAHDHLAPATPKEPRT, encoded by the coding sequence ATGTGCCGTCATCTGGCGTACCTGGGGCCCGAGGAGCCGCTCGGCAGGCTCCTCGTCCAGCCGCCGCACAGCCTCTTCCGGCAGTCCTGGGCACCCCGGCGTCAGCGGCACGGCACCGTCAACGCCGATGGTTTCGGGGTGGGTTGGTACGCCGAAGGGGATCCCGTTCCGGCGCGCTACCGGCGCACCGGGCCCATCTGGGGGGACCAGTCCTTCGCCGACCTGGCGCGGGTGGTGCGCTCGGGGGCACTGCTCGCGGCGGTGCGGGACGCGACCGTCGCGGGCGCGGACGGGGAGGCCGCGGCGGCACCGTTCGCCGCGGGCGCCTGGCTGTTCAGCCACAACGGGGCGGTCGCCGGGTGGCCGCGCTCGCTCGCCCCGCTCGTCACGACCCTGCCGCCGCTCGAGATCCTCTCGCTGGAGGCGCGCTGCGACTCGGCCCTCGTCTGGGCGCTGCTGCTGCACCGGCTGCGCAGCGGTGACGAGGCGGGGCAGGCACTGGCCGACACGGTGCTGGAGGTCGCCGAGGCGGCCCCGGGCTCGCGGCTCAACCTGCTGCTCACCGACGGCGAGACGATCACCGCGACGGCCTGGGGCGACACCCTCTGGTATCTCTCCGAGCCCGGCCGCCGCACCGTCGTGGCCTCCGAGCCGTACGACGACGACCCGCACTGGCAGGAGGTGCCGGACCGCACGCTGCTCGCGGCGAGCCGCACCGACGTTCTGCTCACCCCGCTCAAGGAGCCCCACGAGAAGCCCGAAACCGGCGGCCCGCCCGAACCGGGCGACGCGCACGACCACCTGGCACCCGCCACACCCAAGGAGCCCCGTACGTGA
- a CDS encoding ricin-type beta-trefoil lectin domain protein — protein MTDGQLAADLKKNPGKRPSHYPVGELLDRHWEAVFSYARLCTDGVRPAGILTTAAFTRLFGDTLRQTGPATAWRPQLLVTVRRIAAEWDADKRHTLLHPELRTGSGGERAAARLLPRENRRLLSRAFQRLREPSRCLLWHTEVESEQLEVPAALLGLDLDDAAVELARARERLREACMEVHRELAPEQECRRYSRMLDVSVRRGGVDLDPDLRAHMARCEHCRYAADQLNQFNGELAVPLAESVLGWGARAYLEARAARAAAEVEVAPTGAIVEVTPTGAAETPGTGPGVAADVGSGISAATAGVQHTPAGHRPPRAEGRRDARPPTHKAPRRSVRRRNLTLAVLTVSGLVLVPLVLWSALGSGDDGMSGNTPTDAASSGTGRGPGGNPSWIGSGDSANGAMSGRLRNAATGLCIGLVGNKAAVGTETELASCGSEASPRWSYESDGLLRLQDAPDLCLDSHLGYSVQLAPCTGPSKPDTKNVRYDFTLQGALVPRWNQDLALTPASAKEKAALVLKSRDDAAPQRWTLDTSGPALQMEVVNWDSEDTSPAPEPSGPPRHSTTSSSTAPTTKPTPTPSTPKTTAPSAHPTYSTNPTNPTYPGGSSCYYPNYCYGTGRYGGTGYGGYGYGGYGYGYGGYGYGYGGQR, from the coding sequence ATGACGGACGGACAGCTCGCGGCCGACTTGAAGAAGAACCCCGGGAAGAGGCCCTCGCACTATCCCGTCGGGGAACTTCTGGACCGGCACTGGGAAGCCGTCTTCTCTTACGCACGCCTGTGCACCGATGGCGTACGCCCCGCGGGAATCCTCACCACGGCGGCATTCACGCGCCTGTTCGGGGACACGCTACGGCAAACCGGTCCTGCGACGGCATGGCGTCCGCAACTGCTGGTCACCGTGCGCCGGATCGCCGCCGAATGGGACGCGGACAAACGGCACACGCTGCTCCACCCCGAATTGCGGACCGGCTCGGGCGGCGAGCGGGCTGCCGCGCGGCTCCTCCCGCGCGAGAACAGGCGCCTGCTGTCCCGGGCGTTTCAGCGGCTTCGGGAGCCCAGCCGCTGCCTCCTGTGGCACACGGAGGTCGAGTCCGAGCAGCTGGAGGTGCCCGCCGCCCTGTTGGGCCTCGACCTCGACGACGCCGCCGTGGAGCTGGCGCGCGCTCGCGAACGTCTGCGCGAGGCCTGCATGGAGGTCCATCGAGAACTGGCCCCCGAGCAGGAGTGCCGACGCTACAGCCGCATGCTCGACGTGTCCGTCCGGCGCGGCGGCGTCGATCTCGACCCCGACCTGCGAGCTCATATGGCCCGCTGCGAGCACTGCCGCTACGCCGCCGACCAGCTGAACCAGTTCAACGGCGAACTCGCCGTCCCCCTCGCCGAGTCCGTGCTCGGCTGGGGCGCGCGGGCCTACCTCGAAGCCCGTGCGGCCCGCGCCGCCGCCGAGGTGGAAGTGGCGCCGACCGGGGCCATCGTCGAAGTGACGCCGACCGGGGCCGCCGAAACGCCCGGCACAGGCCCAGGCGTGGCTGCAGACGTGGGCTCCGGCATATCCGCCGCGACCGCCGGCGTACAGCACACGCCTGCCGGCCACCGGCCCCCGCGGGCCGAAGGGCGACGGGACGCGCGACCGCCGACCCACAAGGCCCCGCGTCGTTCCGTGCGCCGCCGCAACCTCACGCTGGCCGTGCTGACGGTGAGCGGCCTGGTGCTGGTCCCGCTCGTCCTGTGGTCCGCCCTCGGTTCGGGCGACGACGGGATGTCCGGCAACACGCCCACGGATGCGGCCAGTTCGGGCACGGGCCGGGGGCCGGGCGGCAACCCGTCCTGGATCGGCAGCGGCGACTCGGCGAACGGCGCCATGAGCGGCCGACTCCGGAACGCCGCGACCGGGCTGTGTATCGGTCTCGTCGGCAACAAGGCCGCGGTCGGTACGGAGACCGAACTCGCCTCGTGCGGCTCGGAGGCCAGCCCGCGATGGTCGTACGAGTCCGACGGACTGCTGCGGCTCCAGGACGCCCCCGACCTGTGCCTCGACTCCCACCTCGGCTACTCGGTCCAACTGGCGCCGTGCACGGGCCCGTCGAAGCCGGACACGAAGAACGTGCGCTACGACTTCACCCTTCAGGGCGCCCTCGTACCGCGCTGGAACCAGGACCTCGCGCTGACCCCCGCTTCCGCCAAGGAGAAGGCGGCACTCGTTCTCAAGTCCCGCGACGACGCGGCGCCCCAGCGCTGGACGCTCGACACGTCGGGACCCGCCCTCCAGATGGAGGTGGTCAACTGGGACTCCGAGGACACCTCCCCGGCCCCCGAGCCCTCCGGCCCTCCCCGTCACTCGACCACGTCGTCGTCCACCGCGCCGACGACCAAGCCCACCCCCACGCCCTCGACACCGAAGACGACCGCGCCGTCCGCGCATCCCACGTACTCCACGAATCCGACGAATCCCACGTATCCCGGGGGGAGCAGCTGCTACTACCCCAACTACTGCTACGGGACAGGCCGGTACGGCGGCACCGGCTACGGCGGTTATGGCTACGGGGGTTACGGCTACGGCTATGGCGGCTACGGATACGGCTACGGAGGCCAGCGCTGA
- the egtB gene encoding ergothioneine biosynthesis protein EgtB: MTAPDALTDPEALRERARDTLTTARERTALLTSCVEEPELTAQHSPLMSPLVWDLAHIGNQEELWLLRAVAGRDAIRPEIDGIYDAFEHSRAERPSLPLLPPDEARRYVAEVRGRALDVLESTRFDGTRLTEAGFAFGMIAQHEQQHDETMLITHQLRKGPAALTAPDPAPAPLDTGPAEVLVPGGPFTMGTSAEPWSLDNERPAHRREVAPFFIDTTPVTNGAFQAFIEDGGYDTERWWTPQGWDHIRAHGIDAPLYWRREGGQWLRRRFGVTEAVPPDEPVLHVCWYEADAYARWAGRRLPTETEWEKAARHDPVSDRSRRYPWGDADPTPEHANLGQRHLRPAPAGSYPQGESPLGVRQLIGDVWEWTASDFLPYSGFSAFPYKEYSEVFFGPEYKVLRGGSFAVDAVACRGTFRNWDYPIRRQIFSGFRTARSAEDV, translated from the coding sequence ATGACCGCCCCCGACGCACTCACGGACCCCGAGGCGCTCCGCGAGCGGGCCCGGGACACGCTGACCACGGCGCGCGAGCGGACCGCGCTCCTCACGTCCTGCGTGGAGGAGCCCGAACTGACCGCGCAGCACTCGCCGTTGATGTCCCCACTGGTGTGGGACCTCGCGCACATCGGCAACCAGGAGGAGCTGTGGCTGCTGCGCGCGGTCGCGGGGCGTGACGCGATCCGGCCGGAGATCGACGGGATCTACGACGCGTTCGAGCACTCGCGCGCCGAGCGCCCCTCGCTGCCGCTGCTGCCGCCGGACGAGGCCCGCCGCTATGTCGCCGAGGTGCGCGGGCGGGCCCTGGACGTGCTGGAGAGCACACGCTTCGACGGCACGCGGCTGACCGAGGCGGGCTTCGCGTTCGGGATGATCGCGCAGCACGAACAGCAGCACGACGAGACGATGCTGATCACCCATCAGCTGCGCAAGGGCCCGGCGGCCCTCACCGCGCCGGACCCCGCGCCCGCCCCGCTGGACACCGGCCCTGCCGAAGTCCTGGTCCCCGGCGGCCCGTTCACGATGGGCACGTCCGCCGAGCCGTGGTCGCTGGACAACGAGCGGCCCGCACACCGGCGCGAGGTCGCCCCGTTCTTCATCGACACCACCCCGGTGACGAACGGCGCGTTCCAGGCCTTCATCGAAGACGGCGGCTACGACACCGAGCGCTGGTGGACGCCGCAGGGCTGGGACCACATCCGCGCGCACGGGATCGACGCGCCGCTGTACTGGCGACGGGAGGGCGGGCAGTGGCTGCGGCGGCGCTTCGGCGTCACTGAGGCCGTCCCGCCCGACGAGCCGGTGCTGCACGTGTGCTGGTACGAGGCGGACGCGTACGCGCGCTGGGCGGGGCGTCGGCTGCCCACCGAGACCGAGTGGGAGAAGGCGGCCCGCCACGACCCGGTCTCCGACCGTTCCCGGCGCTACCCGTGGGGCGACGCCGACCCGACACCCGAGCACGCCAACCTCGGGCAGCGGCATCTGCGTCCGGCCCCGGCCGGCAGCTATCCGCAGGGTGAATCTCCGCTCGGCGTACGGCAGTTGATAGGCGACGTCTGGGAGTGGACGGCGAGCGACTTCCTGCCGTACTCCGGCTTCTCGGCGTTCCCGTACAAGGAGTACTCGGAGGTGTTCTTCGGGCCGGAGTACAAGGTGCTGCGCGGCGGTTCGTTCGCCGTGGACGCGGTGGCCTGCCGGGGCACGTTCCGCAACTGGGACTACCCGATCCGGCGGCAGATCTTCTCCGGGTTCCGTACGGCCCGCTCCGCGGAGGATGTCTGA
- a CDS encoding extracellular solute-binding protein — protein sequence MRRRLLALLCVSASLLTACGVLPGGGTERRTVTVWLMKDSASPAFLERFTKAFEQEHGDLDLDIRIQQWTGIGEKVEAALKRDDAGAPDVIEVGNTQVAQYVDKGGLDDLTLESVRDWGSDGWLPGLADPGQVRNHQYGIPWYAANRVVIYRKDLFAEAGIKRPPVTREQWLADTERLNSGGNQGIYLAGQDWYTLAGFIWDEGGDLAKESVGHWEGTLQTPAALRGMDFYRRLQALGDGPATADEEHPPQAGVFARGHVAQLVAVPGLAQAIVRQNPDLEAKLGFFPVPGKTAGEPGAVFTGGSDLVVRKTTDNRQGAVAVVAALAGAKWQTELARTMNYVPNKTSLASAVAGEEGVAAMAAGAAQGRATPSSPDWAAVEADNPIKDYMTKVLTGSDPATEARRASRRITETLKGGQE from the coding sequence GTGAGACGTCGCCTCCTCGCCCTTCTCTGTGTATCCGCCTCCCTGCTCACCGCGTGCGGTGTCCTTCCGGGAGGAGGGACCGAGCGGCGGACCGTCACGGTGTGGCTGATGAAGGACAGCGCGTCCCCGGCGTTCCTGGAGCGGTTCACGAAGGCGTTCGAGCAGGAGCACGGGGATCTCGACCTCGACATCCGCATCCAGCAGTGGACCGGGATCGGCGAGAAGGTCGAGGCGGCGCTCAAGCGGGACGACGCGGGCGCGCCCGACGTCATCGAGGTCGGCAACACACAGGTCGCGCAGTACGTCGACAAGGGCGGCCTGGACGACCTGACCCTGGAGTCGGTGCGCGACTGGGGCTCGGACGGCTGGCTCCCCGGCCTTGCCGACCCCGGCCAGGTCCGCAACCACCAGTACGGCATCCCGTGGTACGCCGCCAACCGCGTCGTCATCTACCGCAAGGACCTGTTCGCCGAGGCCGGCATCAAACGGCCGCCGGTCACCCGCGAGCAGTGGCTGGCGGACACCGAGCGGCTCAACTCCGGTGGGAACCAAGGTATTTACCTGGCCGGACAGGACTGGTACACCCTGGCCGGGTTCATCTGGGACGAGGGCGGCGATCTCGCGAAGGAGAGCGTCGGGCACTGGGAGGGGACCCTGCAGACGCCCGCCGCGCTGCGCGGCATGGACTTCTACCGGCGCCTCCAGGCCCTCGGTGACGGGCCTGCGACCGCGGATGAGGAACACCCGCCGCAGGCCGGGGTGTTCGCCCGGGGGCACGTGGCGCAGCTCGTGGCCGTGCCCGGGCTCGCCCAGGCCATCGTGCGGCAGAACCCGGACCTGGAGGCGAAGTTGGGCTTCTTCCCCGTGCCCGGCAAGACGGCCGGGGAGCCGGGTGCCGTGTTCACCGGCGGCTCCGACCTCGTGGTGCGCAAGACGACCGACAACCGCCAGGGAGCCGTCGCCGTCGTCGCCGCGCTGGCCGGCGCCAAGTGGCAGACCGAGCTCGCCCGGACCATGAACTACGTGCCGAACAAGACGAGCCTGGCGAGCGCGGTCGCCGGTGAGGAGGGAGTCGCGGCCATGGCGGCGGGCGCCGCACAGGGCCGGGCGACCCCCTCCTCCCCCGACTGGGCAGCCGTCGAGGCAGACAACCCGATCAAGGACTACATGACGAAGGTCCTCACCGGATCCGACCCGGCGACCGAGGCCCGGCGCGCCTCACGCCGGATCACCGAGACGCTGAAGGGCGGTCAGGAGTGA
- a CDS encoding dodecin — MSDHTYRVTEIVGTSPESVDKAIRNGIARASQTLRNLDWFEVTQVRGQIENGQVQHYQVGLKVGFRLEDAD; from the coding sequence ATGTCCGACCACACGTACCGGGTCACCGAGATCGTCGGCACCTCGCCCGAGAGCGTCGACAAGGCCATCCGCAACGGCATCGCCCGCGCCTCGCAGACCCTGCGCAACCTGGACTGGTTCGAGGTCACACAGGTCAGGGGGCAGATCGAGAACGGGCAGGTCCAGCACTACCAGGTCGGCCTGAAGGTCGGCTTCCGACTGGAGGACGCGGACTAG
- a CDS encoding jacalin-like lectin — MPRVRRLLASLAATAATLGGLTAAAPAAAAADSGSFSVFSYNVAGLPESLSSASTPRDTSTTEIGRRIAPYDIVNVQEDFNYHAYLYSTDTHAYRTATSGGAGIGSGLNTVSNYAWDGDDFERSHWNSCQLDSGDCLTPKGFTFMRERLAEGVYVDFYNLHTNAGTNDGDEASRADNLKQLTSFIGTHSAGNAVVVMGDTNTRYTRSADTIAEFAASNGLTDAWVKLIRGGSAPAKGSDALVCDQTGPTVPNTCEVVDKILYRGSRFITLNATSYNNEHASFLNSEGKMLSDHDPITAKFSWSRNSAFQLSDQFGGPHGDYFNDIDRVPAAARATTLSLRGAARVDQMGLTLSNGTTLTHGGTGGTASSLTLGSDEYATSVQLCQGSKDDHTRIFYAKYTTNLGRTLATGTTTSDCVTRTAPSGWQIAGFHGRGGDEVDKIGFIYTQR; from the coding sequence ATGCCTCGCGTTCGCAGACTCCTCGCCTCCCTGGCGGCGACAGCCGCCACCCTCGGCGGCCTCACCGCGGCCGCACCCGCCGCGGCGGCCGCCGACTCGGGCTCGTTCAGCGTGTTCAGCTACAACGTCGCCGGACTCCCGGAGTCGCTGTCCAGCGCCTCGACCCCGCGGGACACCAGCACGACGGAGATCGGCCGCCGTATCGCGCCGTACGACATCGTGAACGTCCAGGAGGACTTCAACTACCACGCCTACCTGTACTCCACGGACACCCACGCCTACCGCACCGCGACCAGCGGCGGCGCGGGCATCGGCAGCGGCCTCAACACCGTCTCCAACTACGCCTGGGACGGCGACGACTTCGAGCGCTCCCACTGGAACTCCTGCCAGCTCGACTCGGGCGACTGCCTCACCCCCAAGGGCTTCACCTTCATGCGTGAGCGCCTCGCCGAGGGCGTCTACGTCGACTTCTACAACCTGCACACCAACGCCGGCACCAACGACGGCGACGAGGCCTCCCGCGCCGACAACCTCAAGCAGCTGACCTCGTTCATCGGCACGCACTCGGCCGGCAACGCCGTCGTCGTGATGGGTGACACCAACACCCGCTACACCCGATCCGCCGACACCATCGCCGAGTTCGCCGCCTCCAACGGGCTGACCGACGCCTGGGTGAAGCTCATACGCGGCGGCTCCGCCCCCGCCAAGGGCAGCGACGCGCTGGTCTGCGACCAGACCGGACCCACCGTGCCCAACACCTGCGAGGTCGTCGACAAGATCCTCTACCGGGGCAGCAGGTTCATCACCCTCAACGCCACGTCGTACAACAACGAGCACGCCTCGTTCCTCAACTCCGAGGGCAAGATGCTCTCCGACCACGACCCGATCACCGCGAAGTTCTCCTGGTCGCGCAACTCCGCCTTCCAGCTCAGCGACCAGTTCGGCGGGCCGCACGGCGACTACTTCAACGACATCGACCGGGTTCCCGCCGCCGCCCGGGCCACCACCCTTTCCCTGCGCGGCGCCGCGCGCGTCGACCAGATGGGTCTGACCCTGAGCAACGGCACGACGCTCACCCACGGCGGCACTGGCGGCACCGCCTCCTCGCTGACGCTCGGCAGTGACGAGTACGCGACGTCGGTCCAGCTGTGCCAGGGCTCGAAGGACGACCACACACGGATCTTCTACGCGAAGTACACGACCAACCTCGGCCGCACCCTGGCCACCGGCACGACCACGTCCGACTGTGTGACCCGCACCGCGCCGTCCGGCTGGCAGATCGCCGGCTTCCACGGCCGCGGCGGCGACGAGGTCGACAAGATCGGCTTCATCTACACCCAGCGCTGA